The Argiope bruennichi chromosome 5, qqArgBrue1.1, whole genome shotgun sequence genome segment TAGATCACAGGTAAAGGGATAATTTTTTCTTGAAGAGAAGGGTAAAATATATCTctaagatattcaaaaaatatttccggTGTCATTCGACCACTTTCAGTCTGTCCAGCACTCCAGCCTCCTGGTAGACCGTCAGTAAGTTCATGCGGTATATTCGATTGTTTATATACAAGCATCGGTGGGAATGCTTCGCCAGAGGCCGAGAAGCTTAACACCATTGAAATGATCTCTCTAGAGTTATCGTAATCGAAACCAGTTAACTCCTTCTTGTCGTTCAGCGATAAAAGTTTCCCTGATTGAGGAAAAAGCCTGAAAGCAGTTTCAGCACCATTGAAGACGCGTCTTGGATCATTCAAAACATCCATTAAGTCCCTTTCTATTAAATACAGGTGGATTTCTGCAAACCATTTGCGAACATCCTGTTCCGATACATAGACACTTGTATGTGTTCCACCTTCACTTCGTAACTTAGTTTTGAACTTAATGGAAGGATGTCTTCTCATAAAAGCTCGTATCCACCCTTCTCCGGGACAGTTGTTTTTGAATGGATTTGGTCGTGGATTGTCAGCTAAGAATTTCTGGACACTGCTTTGTAGATCTTCTTTCTTCAGAGGGAATCCTTTCTTGTTTAGTTCTAGAATCCAGTTTTCAAGGAAAGCTTCCTCTTCCACACTTAAAATAGTGGAAGGACCTAATGTAGTCTTGTGCCCAGGATTCTTCAGTTTAAAATGTAGAGTAGATTTTGGGATGCCATACTTCTTAGCAACTTCTCGGAGACTTCCATTATTTCTTAACTCCTCGAGAGCTTGATCTAAATTTTCAGGTGTATAAGTGACTCTGCTCTTCTCCTTTGGCATCCTTTATTTCCTTCACACaagaaattctgtaaaataaagttttatcgtgcataaatttcaataatattaggcacagatttattatataattacaaataaccatatttcaaaataagttatcATTATAATAACTTATTTTGGGTTATAAATAAGCATTGAGGACCATGCATCCCTAATTTTTTgcagtgtttattttaatttcagtttatcattcattttaaccttttttcttcattacattcttaatttatttcattttacaaacaaTATTCAAATCCATTGAAAATCCAATCCAATGTATTTTAGGTGTTTCAATCTTAAACGGAAAAACGTAAGAAAAGCGGTAGTCCCCTcttcacaaaaaaaagaaaatgcaaagtaccatttttttaactcaatataATTAACGCACAAGAGTGGTAAAATAtatctctcatatatatataagagagaaGTAAGAGAGACCTTTCAAACTTTGGAAACTTCTGCCACAAATATGGGACTTAACATCAACCAAATTTATGGAATTCCCACCCTCAACTATAAATCACAGTGTTCCTCTGTGTATTAACGGTCATATCTTCGAAAAAGTCGATCATTTCAAATACCTTGGCACAatgattaatgataataataaactcAAAGCAGAAATTGACAACAGAATAAAAATgactaataaatgtttctttggacTGAAAAAACAACTAAGATCCAACTTAATCAGtcgaaaaactaaactaaaaatttatgacTCTTATTATACCTGTTCTGCTCTATGCAAGTGAAACTTGGGACTTTTAACTTGGACACATAGCGTTCTCTGAACATGTTCGAGAGAAAGGTCCTTAAAACTATCTTTGGCCCAGAACTAGAGAGAGGATGTTGGCGAactagattcaattttgaattatacaaactctATATGCAATCACAGATAGCACTGGTTATCCAGAGCAATAGGGTAAGATGGCTCGGCCATATCTGGAGAAGCCCCGAAAACAGCGACctcaaaatatccacttttaaaaatctCATAGGATCCCGGGCCAGAGGAAGACCTTCAACTAGATAGCTGGATGATGTGGTAAGAGACCTGagtgttctgaggataaagaactgGAAGGGAGTTGTGGGGGATAAGAAGCGCTGGAAAGTGCGCGTGGTTGAGGCAGCCAAAGTCTGCAAGGGGCTGTTGTGCTCATGAAGAAGAAGATATAAGAGAGAAATTCGTTTCAGCTACGTAAGTCATGAAAAGAAAATGGCTttgatgaaaatacaatttcagaaatattacacggatatttaaacattttccccttgtgaaaaaaatttctgcaatcctaaaatttaaaaatgaattttttttaaaaatgaaaactaattaaaaatagttaaaaattaaaaaaaagttttataatagatttttctcttaaataaattcgaaattaacattctaaattatttctttttatgaaaaattaagcagTTGAGATTGAGCAATAAAAAGAGACAAAAGATTTCaggaaatacaatttaaaaaaaatttattctgaagcataatttttaattagcattatttgaaaattactaaTTACTTAGATATAATTTCTTCATCTCCTGGGAacaaatcaaacatttaattattatttcccagtaactaattattaaaaaaattaattatttaaaattaattcttaaaaaattgaattacaatgAATGAATTTCAACATCCCTACAAGTATAAAGCCGCGTTCAAACAGTCCGTGCGTGTGTAGACACGGCACACCTTCCCCTGTTCCCCCTTTCTTGCGGTTTCCCGGGCTTCTTTGATGGCTGTGGACGCGATCCGGAGTTtcccgcaaattgtcggtaaactggacagacatcaaagaacACCGGAAAACCAAAACAGAGGGGCAAGGGGGGGAGTGTGCCACTTCTGCAGAGCGCGGGTCGTTGGAACGTGgcttaataatgaattaaaggtGTGGTGATGCCaacaattttatcattattcacGTTGCTGAGTTTGGatatcataaaatatcatcaacaataaaaataaacaaatactcaTGAGCAGCAGAAAAAATTTAGCTtcctcaaatttaaataaaattccgttGGAAGGGGGGTAGTATATTCTATGGcagtaattttcaatttgtaGCAGATAAGATACAACCACTGAAACCTTTCACctttcatattttgtattaaacttCTTAGTATAGaatagaaatcaaaatatgcAGTTTGAAGCTCTTCTTACGGACAAACTAATACCtaacatctaaaataattttgtaaatttgatacCAAGActataaagcaaatttcattcgtttagcttGTTGTTTTGTGATATTCACGTCCACAGACGGAATAAACAATTAGCTCCCTGAAGGTGAATTATACCCCAAAGTTGATACAGAGAGTACAGAATACTTTGTACTTGAATACAATGAAGACCTatcaaatttgtataatatttcccATTTCAGAGTTACAAGATTCGCATACAGACAGAAACGTCACTCGAAAAATGGAGGAATACTTaacagaaaaaagtttaaaataaggaacactcatcaattttttttttttatttttttttatttttttgtataagtttTTGTATAAGTCGAATATGATAAGGTAAAAAGGAAAGAGCGATAAGAAGGtaagaaaacttaaataaaaaaaataaacactatataaataatatgaaataataacaatgcaaatgataagtaaaatataaattaatagatcATATAAGATGTCTACTTTAAACGTCACTCAAGAGCTAGATTCTGAGCCGTTAGAAGTAAATCCATTTCTTATtggagaaaatactttaaataaaaaattatttctcgtggggttttttttttttttttttcctttcaatcaataaatgtatttctaggGAAAAAATTATGCAGTTGTAACTTTTTATAGTTTCTCTTCCTATAAATTAcacttagtaaaatatttttagcatactaatattttaaacaaaaaccgCGTCATAATTATGCAGTCaaaactgaccgagttatgaagaactataatattttatactaaccGTTTAGAAATTATCTACTGAATAATGATTAGAATGGATACTCTAAACGTAATTCACAGTAACAAGCGATGAAGAGCTTGATGACGATTGGTTAAAACAAGTATTTCCAGTTATGTGAATTAATCTTTTCCGTTGTCTGAATAGCTTAATTGAGAACtcgtttgaaagaaaattattagctCGAACAGTCTTTGTTCGTTTATTTTGAGTGAAct includes the following:
- the LOC129969677 gene encoding uncharacterized protein LOC129969677, translated to MPKEKSRVTYTPENLDQALEELRNNGSLREVAKKYGIPKSTLHFKLKNPGHKTTLGPSTILSVEEEAFLENWILELNKKGFPLKKEDLQSSVQKFLADNPRPNPFKNNCPGEGWIRAFMRRHPSIKFKTKLRSEGGTHTSVYVSEQDVRKWFAEIHLYLIERDLMDVLNDPRRVFNGAETAFRLFPQSGKLLSLNDKKELTGFDYDNSREIISMVLSFSASGEAFPPMLVYKQSNIPHELTDGLPGGWSAGQTESGRMTPEIFFEYLRDIFYPSLQEKIIPLPVIYFLDGNRTPITYEISELCKELRIELIALYPNAIKVLQPAYVGVFQPVKMAWKEVSTAWRRENAGQEISKKQFATVLDMALKKSLKVSTLKYSFKMCGLVPFNPDAVDYKKCLPNSSQNVFIMPKNNQSVSHLESTISFSQFLDAVGPAKYEELLQTQNMEEANEDFQILHKLYMLFHHSNDILDTDNSETTDLNDSVTLESEHPDSSAALEEIQASFNVPVSTFEFAEIIQTDTH